A part of Cannabis sativa cultivar Pink pepper isolate KNU-18-1 chromosome 6, ASM2916894v1, whole genome shotgun sequence genomic DNA contains:
- the LOC115724740 gene encoding uncharacterized protein LOC115724740, which translates to MMKDLSLFLVKNSLGGKMRKGFRSTFCNGDDSTSTLDRHLLPPPPPSDHHLPLPLPLLQHDHNHNQVGTLEEMILKLELEEEKARKYSTTTTNNREHGINHGRKMSYCNNNNNSSDILMSARNAAMSQYPRFSLDGKDAMYRSSFRNNDNNMKMMELEQGRRSVCCGELKRLRGRLLGLGGGGGGLVLPPTLAGESVVWCKPGVVAKLMGLDAMPMPVKRRSIVKQEEIIMDGVDRHQHHHHHHHRVDIMDGGDEKEMLFKMRSNNNNKKKSSYNNNNGYNCNNNNNNNVMMKPVMEVHSGGGGGSGRRRFH; encoded by the coding sequence atgatgaaAGACCTTTCCTTattcttagtgaaaaattcattagGAGGAAAGATGAGAAAAGGATTCCGGTCAACTTTTTGCAACGGCGACGACTCCACATCCACCCTCGACCGCCACCTTCTTCCTCCTCCTCCACCTTCTGATCATCatcttcctcttcctcttcctcttctCCAACATGATCATAATCATAATCAAGTTGGAACCTTAGAAGAGATGATTCTCAAACTAGAGTTAGAAGAAGAGAAAGCAAGAAAATATTCCACCACTACTACTAATAACCGCGAACATGGTATTAACCATGGTCGCAAAATGTCTTAttgtaacaacaacaacaatagctCAGATATACTCATGTCAGCGAGAAATGCTGCCATGAGTCAGTATCCGAGATTCTCCCTTGATGGGAAGGATGCTATGTACCGATCTTCCTTCAGAAACAACGATAATAATATGAAGATGATGGAATTAGAGCAAGGAAGGAGATCGGTGTGTTGTGGTGAGCTCAAAAGGCTTAGGGGGAGACTACTCGGCCTAGGGGGAGGCGGTGGGGGGCTTGTGCTGCCTCCCACGTTGGCTGGAGAGAGCGTTGTGTGGTGTAAGCCGGGAGTTGTGGCGAAACTTATGGGATTGGATGCAATGCCAATGCCTGTGAAGAGGAGGAGTATTGTTAAGCAAGAGGAGATCATAATGGACGGTGTTGATCgtcatcaacatcatcatcatcatcatcatcgtgTGGATATAATGGACGGTGGTGATGAAAAGGAGATGTTGTTTAAGATGAGatctaacaataataataagaagaaaagtagttataacaataataatggtTATAACtgtaataataacaacaataataatgttATGATGAAACCCGTGATGGAAGTACACTCCGGTGGTGGTGGCGGCAGTGGACGCCGGCGTTTTCATTAA
- the LOC115697818 gene encoding uncharacterized protein LOC115697818, which produces MELVQLEVGSFVPKSKISSQFFSVSIHHWRSEFDLRFQQLKMNYQSPVVAMALLLFSLLLSALIPSGSSSSTVPAFLWVNPSSSSSSSSSSSVNYQTLSPKDLAKSLLSQAGWSHLLCSEDQVEQPLDLALIFVGSQLRSSDLYANSNADKDFVDFLKVSFTKSNFSTAYPYIATTEESMVDSLIQGVTETCGNNINLGNIVVSESCSLPDGNFKRLANVQSVHDYLSSRAEKKANGEANVLVFCHEESNSLDSAHKSDSETETFGKLVGSMDQSGEKYSVLYVSEPSKSIQYPLSRDVERFLAEGTNSTICGEVCKIKSSLLEGLLVGIVLLIILISGICCMMGIDTPTRFETPQDS; this is translated from the exons ATGGAATTGGTCCAATTGGAAGTTGGCTCCTTCGTCCCCAAATCAAAAATCTCATCTCAGTTCTTCTCTGTCTCCATCCACCATTGGAGATCTGAGTTTGATCTTCGTTTTCAACAATTGAAGATGAATTATCAGTCTCCTGTGGTAGCAATGGCACTGCTGCTCTTCTCGTTGCTTCTTTCAGCTTTGATTCCATCTGGATCATCATCCTCAACTGTCCCTGCTTTCCTCTG GGTTAatccatcatcatcatcgtcgTCGTCGTCTTCGTCATCTGTAAATTATCAGACTCTTTCTCCAAAGGATCTGGCTAAGTCCCTTCTCTCCCAAGCTGGATGGTCACACTTACTG TGCTCAGAAGATCAAGTTGAGCAACCTTTGGATCTGGCTCTTATCTTTGTTGGTTCACAG CTACGGTCTTCTGATCTTTATGCAAACTCCAATGCAGACAAAGATTTTGTAGACTTTCTCAAG GTGTCCTTTACGAAATCTAATTTCTCCACTGCATACCCTTACATTGCTACAACAGAGGAGTCAATGGTCGATTCATTGATACAAGGAGTTACTGAGACTTGTGGAAACAACATTAATTTGGGTAATATTGTTGTCTCGGAGTCATGCTCCCTACCGGATGGAAATTTTAAAAGACTTGCGAATGTGCAGTCTGTTCAT GATTACCTGAGTTCAAGGGCAGAAAAGAAAGCAAATGGAGAAGCAAATGTGCTCGTGTTCTGCCATGAAGAGTCTAACTCTTTGGATAGTGCTCACAAATCAGATTCAGAGA CTGAAACTTTTGGCAAGCTTGTTGGTTCCATGGATCAGTCTGGGGAAAAATACTCAGTTCTATATGTTTCAGAGCCCTCTAAGTCTATTCAATATCCATTGTCTCGGGATGTAGAAAGGTTTTTGGCTGAAGGCACCAATTCTACAATCTGTGGTGAAGTTTGCAAGATCAAATCATCACTTTTGGAGGGACTTCTAGTG GGCATTGTTTTGCTTATAATCCTAATATCCGGCATTTGCTGCATGATGGGAATCGATACTCCAACAAGATTCGAGACACCTCAAGACTCTTAA
- the LOC115697817 gene encoding transcription factor Pur-alpha 1 isoform X1, which yields MCCIACRVQCAAKDDLPIASLLFSLISLYYRVNIIGISWQVGLGYMFLSAHLHHHHHLYSLLYFSSLPIYRSDFTHSFPHNSFHSSMDANSGGAPPPTTPVPASTSTGGGGGGGNDVELLCKTLQVEHKLFYFDLKENPRGRYLKISEKTSATRSTIIVPFSGISWFLDLFNYYVNSDDQDVFSKELQLDTKVFYFDVGENRRGRFLKVSEASVSRNRSTIIVPAGSTRDEGWAAFRNILAEINEASRLFILPNQQSGESSERIVGLSDDVGAGFISGHSSQPATTTELNMDRSVDLPAQEEIGNMGVSKVIRADQKRFFFDLGNNNRGHFLRISEVAGSDRSSIILPLSGLKQFHEIVGHFVEITKDRIEGMTGANVRTVEPPQR from the exons ATGTGTTGTATAGCTTGTAGAGTGCAATGTGCAGCCAAGGATGACTTGCCGATAGCCTCTTTGTTATTTTCACTCATTAGTTTGTATTATAGAGTGAATATAATTGGTATTAGTTGGCAAGTTGGCCTTGGCTACATGTTTCTTTCTgctcatcttcatcatcatcatcatctctaTTCGCTTCTCTACTTCTCATCATTACCAATTTACAG ATCTGACTTCACTCACTCATTTCCACACAattcttttcattcttcaaTGGACGCCAATTCCGGAGGCGCACCACCGCCGACTACGCCTGTTCCGGCGTCTACTTCTACCGGCGGCGGAGGAGGAGGAGGGAATGACGTCGAGTTACTCTGCAAAACTCTACAAGTCGAACACAAGCTGTTCTACTTCGATCTGAAAGAGAATCCTCGAGGTCGCTATCTCAAGATTTCCGAGAAAACCTCCGCTACTCGCTCCACTATCATCGTTCCTTTCTCAGGCATCTCCTGGTTTCTAGATCTCTTTAATTACTATGTCAATTCCGATGATCAGGATGTTTTCAGCAAGGAATTGCAGCTCGATACGAAG gTTTTCTACTTCGACGTCGGTGAGAACAGAAGAGGTCGTTTCCTCAAG GTGTCCGAAGCTTCTGTGAGCAGAAACCGCAGTACTATCATTGTTCCTGCTGGAAGCACCAGAGATGAAGGGTGGGCAGCATTTAGGAACATCTTGGCTGAGATCAATGAAGCATCAAGGCTTTTTATACTACCCAACCAG CAAAGTGGTGAATCTTCAGAACGTATTGTTGGGCTTTCAGATGATGTTGGTGCTGGTTTCATATCAGGGCACAGTAGTCAGCCAGCCACAACCACTGAACTGAACATGGACCGATCTGTAGATTTGCCAGCGCAGGAAGAAATTGGTAATATGGGAGTGTCGAAAGTGATCAGAGCGGATCAGAAAAGATTCTTCTTTGATCTTGGGAACAATAACAGAGGTCATTTCCTAAGAATATCTGAG GTTGCGGGTTCTGATCGGTCCTCAATCATTCTCCCTCTGTCTGGACTCAAGCAGTTCCATGAAATAGTAGGTCACTTTGTGGAGATCACCAAAGACAGAATTGAAGGGATGACAGGAGCAAATGTTCGAACAGTGGAGCCCCCGCAGAGATAG
- the LOC115697817 gene encoding transcription factor Pur-alpha 1 isoform X2: MDANSGGAPPPTTPVPASTSTGGGGGGGNDVELLCKTLQVEHKLFYFDLKENPRGRYLKISEKTSATRSTIIVPFSGISWFLDLFNYYVNSDDQDVFSKELQLDTKVFYFDVGENRRGRFLKVSEASVSRNRSTIIVPAGSTRDEGWAAFRNILAEINEASRLFILPNQQSGESSERIVGLSDDVGAGFISGHSSQPATTTELNMDRSVDLPAQEEIGNMGVSKVIRADQKRFFFDLGNNNRGHFLRISEVAGSDRSSIILPLSGLKQFHEIVGHFVEITKDRIEGMTGANVRTVEPPQR, translated from the exons aTGGACGCCAATTCCGGAGGCGCACCACCGCCGACTACGCCTGTTCCGGCGTCTACTTCTACCGGCGGCGGAGGAGGAGGAGGGAATGACGTCGAGTTACTCTGCAAAACTCTACAAGTCGAACACAAGCTGTTCTACTTCGATCTGAAAGAGAATCCTCGAGGTCGCTATCTCAAGATTTCCGAGAAAACCTCCGCTACTCGCTCCACTATCATCGTTCCTTTCTCAGGCATCTCCTGGTTTCTAGATCTCTTTAATTACTATGTCAATTCCGATGATCAGGATGTTTTCAGCAAGGAATTGCAGCTCGATACGAAG gTTTTCTACTTCGACGTCGGTGAGAACAGAAGAGGTCGTTTCCTCAAG GTGTCCGAAGCTTCTGTGAGCAGAAACCGCAGTACTATCATTGTTCCTGCTGGAAGCACCAGAGATGAAGGGTGGGCAGCATTTAGGAACATCTTGGCTGAGATCAATGAAGCATCAAGGCTTTTTATACTACCCAACCAG CAAAGTGGTGAATCTTCAGAACGTATTGTTGGGCTTTCAGATGATGTTGGTGCTGGTTTCATATCAGGGCACAGTAGTCAGCCAGCCACAACCACTGAACTGAACATGGACCGATCTGTAGATTTGCCAGCGCAGGAAGAAATTGGTAATATGGGAGTGTCGAAAGTGATCAGAGCGGATCAGAAAAGATTCTTCTTTGATCTTGGGAACAATAACAGAGGTCATTTCCTAAGAATATCTGAG GTTGCGGGTTCTGATCGGTCCTCAATCATTCTCCCTCTGTCTGGACTCAAGCAGTTCCATGAAATAGTAGGTCACTTTGTGGAGATCACCAAAGACAGAATTGAAGGGATGACAGGAGCAAATGTTCGAACAGTGGAGCCCCCGCAGAGATAG
- the LOC115697816 gene encoding L-ascorbate oxidase homolog translates to MMMGIISRKGLLLSLVIWVWGLVVRLEAEDPYLYFTWKVTYGTISPLGVPQQGILINGQFPGPNINSTTNNNIIVNVINHLDEPFLLTWMGVQHRKNSWQDGVPGTNCPIPPGQNYTYRFQVKDQIGSYIYYPTTAMHRAAGGFGGLRVNSRLLIPVPYADPEDDYTVLIGDWYTKSHSTLKKFLDSGRSLARPDGVLINGKSLDKKGRGKPLFTMKPGKTYKYRICNVGLKTSLNFRIQNHLMKLVEMEGSHTVQNIYESLDVHVGQCFSVLVTADKEPKAYYMVASTRFTKKVLTGKAIITYTNAKRGPPSPQLPAAPVGNWAWSLNQFRSFRWNLTASAARPNPQGSYHYGKINITRTIKLVNSASRVNGKLRYSINGVSHVDTSTPLKLAEYFRVANKVFKYDIIKDEPTAEDTPQKLIMAPNVINQTFRNFVEIIFENHEKSLQSWHLAGYSFFAAAIGPGKWSPEQRRNYNLLDAVSRHTIQVFPKSYAAILLTFDNAGMWNLRSELTENRYLGQQLYISVLSPARSLRDEYNIPDNALRCGIVKKLPFPPPYTI, encoded by the exons atgatgaTGGGTATTATAAGTAGGAAGGGGTTGTTGTTGTCATTGGTGATTTGGGTATGGGGTTTGGTTGTAAGGCTTGAAGCAGAAGATCCTTACCTTTACTTTACATGGAAAGTCACTTATGGTACAATCTCCCCATTAGGGGTTCCTCAGCAAGGAATTCTCATAAATGGACAATTCCCAGGTCCCAACATCAACTCCACCACCAACAATAACATTATTGTCAATGTCATCAACCATCTCGATGAGCCCTTTCTCTTGACTTG GATGGGAGTTCAGCACAGGAAGAATTCATGGCAAGATGGAGTACCAGGAACCAACTGCCCAATTCCACCAGGCCAAAACTACACCTATCGATTCCAAGTAAAGGATCAGATAGGAAGCTACATCTACTATCCCACCACAGCCATGCACAGAGCTGCAGGAGGTTTCGGAGGCCTACGTGTCAACAGCCGACTCCTCATTCCCGTCCCTTACGCCGATCCAGAGGACGATTACACCGTCCTCATCGGTGATTGGTACACCAAGAGCCACTCCACTCTCAAGAAATTCTTGGACAGTGGACGGTCTCTGGCCAGACCCGACGGGGTACTCATAAACGGAAAATCTCTAGACAAGAAAGGCAGGGGAAAGCCTCTCTTCACCATGAAGCCTGGAAAGACTTACAAGTACAGAATATGTAATGTGGGACTTAAGACCTCACTCAATTTCAGAATCCAAAACCACCTAATGAAGCTTGTTGAGATGGAAGGCTCTCACACAGTCCAAAACATCTACGAGTCCCTCGATGTCCATGTCGGCCAATGCTTTTCGGTGCTCGTTACAGCTGATAAAGAGCCAAAGGCTTACTACATGGTGGCTTCCACAAGATTCACCAAGAAAGTTTTGACAGGAAAAGCCATTATCACTTACACCAATGCCAAGCGAGGCCCTCCTTCGCCTCAACTCCCGGCAGCCCCTGTTGGAAACTGGGCATGGTCACTCAACCAGTTCCGTTCATTTAGGTGGAATCTCACAGCTAGTGCAGCCAGGCCAAACCCTCAGGGCTCTTACCACTACGGAAAGATCAACATTACTCGAACCATCAAGCTAGTAAACTCGGCTAGCAGGGTTAATGGGAAACTTCGTTACTCAATCAATGGAGTCTCCCATGTTGATACATCCACACCATTGAAACTGGCTGAGTATTTCAGGGTAGCCAACAAAGTCTTCAAGTACGACATTATTAAAGACGAGCCAACAGCTGAAGACACCCCACAAAAACTGATTATGGCTCCTAATGTTATCAACCAAACTTTCCGCAACTTCGTGGAGATCATCTTCGAAAATCATGAGAAGAGCTTGCAGTCATGGCATTTGGCTGGATACTCCTTCTTTGCAGCTGC CATAGGACCAGGGAAATGGAGCCCAGAGCAAAGAAGAAACTACAATCTTCTTGATGCCGTAAGCAGGCACACAATTCAGGTGTTCCCAAAGTCATATGCTGCAATTTTACTGACATTTGACAATGCTGGGATGTGGAATTTGAGATCAGAGTTGACAGAGAATCGGTACCTGGGGCAGCAGCTCTACATAAGCGTGTTGTCGCCGGCACGGTCACTCAGGGACGAGTACAACATCCCAGACAATGCCTTGCGCTGCGGCATCGTTAAGAAACTGCCATTCCCACCTCCATACACCATCTAA
- the LOC115697018 gene encoding L-ascorbate oxidase homolog — protein sequence MAGGMIFGLCLWVFCTILAKAEDPYLYFTWNVSYGTLSPLGVPQQVILINDQFPGPNINSTSNNNIVINVFNNLDQPLLFTWVGIQQRKNSWQDGVLGTNCPILPGTNYTYRFQVKDQIGSYYYYPSTAMQRAAGGFGGLRINSRLLIPVPYPDPEDDYTVLIGDWYTKSHHILRKYLDVGRSLGRPDGVLINGKNAKGDGSDEPLFTMKPGKVYKYRICNVGMKNSLNFRIQGHPLKLVEMEGSHTVQNTYDSLDVHVGQCFSLLITANQDPNKDYFMVASTRFTKSVLVGKGVIRYATAKNPAPPSPELPEAPVGWAWSLNQFRSFRWNLTASAARPNPQGSYHYGKINITRTIKLANSAGRVQGKLRYAINGVSHVDPYTPLKLAEYYMVADKVFSYDVIKDEPPAELEKSITVQTNVINQTFRNFVEIIFENREKSLQSWHLDGYSFFAVAVEPGRWTPEKRKGYNLLDGVSRHTIQVFPKSWAAIMLTFDNAGMWNLRSELTERRYLGQQMYISVLSPARSLRDEYNLPDNALLCGIVKDMPWPPPYSINAA from the exons atGGCCGGAGGAATGATATTTGGATTGTGTTTATGGGTATTTTGTACAATATTGGCAAAGGCTGAAGATCCTTATTTGTACTTCACATGGAATGTTAGCTATGGCACTCTTTCTCCATTGGGTGTTCCTCAACAAGTCATTCTCATCAATGACCAATTCCCTGGCCCAAACATCAACTCCACCTCCAACAACAACATTGTCATCAATGTCTTTAATAATCTAGACCAACCTTTGTTATTCACatg GGTAGGAATCCAACAAAGGAAGAACTCATGGCAAGATGGGGTGTTGGGAACCAATTGCCCTATTCTTCCCGGAACCAACTACACTTATAGATTCCAAGTTAAGGATCAAATAGGCAGCTACTATTACTACCCTTCCACCGCCATGCAAAGAGCTGCTGGAGGATTTGGCGGTCTTCGCATTAACAGCCGTCTCCTTATCCCCGTCCCTTACCCTGATCCAGAAGACGACTACACCGTCCTCATTGGCGATTGGTACACCAAATCCCACCACATCCTCAGAAAGTACTTGGATGTGGGTCGATCCCTAGGCCGCCCTGATGGAGTCCTAATCAACGGTAAAAATGCCAAGGGAGATGGATCTGATGAGCCCCTCTTCACCATGAAGCCCGGTAAGGTTTACAAGTACAGAATCTGCAATGTCGGGATGAAAAATTCACTCAATTTTAGAATCCAAGGACACCCTTTGAAGCTCGTCGAGATGGAAGGATCTCATACCGTTCAAAACACTTACGATTCTCTTGATGTCCATGTCGGACAATGCTTCTCTCTCCTTATCACAGCCAACCAAGACCCCAACAAAGATTATTTCATGGTTGCCTCCACACGTTTCACCAAGTCTGTTCTCGTTGGTAAAG GTGTCATTCGTTACGCTACCGCTAAAAATCCTGCCCCACCATCACCTGAGCTTCCCGAGGCTCCAGTGGGGTGGGCCTGGTCTTTGAACCAGTTCAGATCCTTTAGGTGGAACCTGACCGCGAGTGCGGCCAGGCCAAACCCTCAAGGATCTTACCACTACGGAAAAATCAACATCACTAGGACCATAAAGCTGGCGAACTCGGCTGGGAGGGTTCAGGGTAAACTACGGTACGCTATCAACGGGGTTTCACACGTGGACCCTTACACCCCACTGAAGTTGGCTGAGTATTACATGGTGGCCGATAAGGTTTTCAGTTATGATGTTATTAAGGATGAGCCTCCAGCTGAGTTGGAGAAATCGATAACAGTGCAAACTAACGTCATTAACCAAACTTTCCGTAACTTTGTTGAGATTATCTTTGAGAATAGAGAAAAGAGTCTTCAATCTTGGCATTTGGATGGCTATTCCTTCTTTGCTGTAGC GGTTGAGCCGGGTCGATGGACACCCGAGAAGAGAAAAGGGTACAATCTTTTGGATGGAGTGAGCAGGCACACAATCCAAGTGTTCCCAAAATCATGGGCGGCGATCATGTTGACATTTGACAACGCTGGAATGTGGAATCTTCGATCAGAGTTGACAGAGCGCCGCTACTTAGGGCAACAAATGTACATTAGTGTTCTTTCTCCAGCGAGGTCTCTTAGGGATGAGTATAATTTGCCTGACAATGCCTTGCTTTGTGGCATTGTTAAGGACATGCCATGGCCTCCTCCTTACAGCATCAACGCCGCATAA